From the Leptolyngbya sp. O-77 genome, one window contains:
- a CDS encoding peroxiredoxin, whose translation MALSVGAHAPGFTVKDTNGNTVSLADYAGKTVVLYFYPKDDTPGCTKEACSFRDSYSAYQDKDIVVFGVSRDDEASHQAFTQKFNLPFPLLADVDGILTSAYDVDGGGYSKRVTYVIDGDGKIAKVYDSVKTETHATDILADLGL comes from the coding sequence ATGGCTCTTTCTGTTGGCGCTCACGCCCCCGGCTTCACGGTCAAAGATACGAACGGCAACACGGTTTCCCTGGCGGACTATGCAGGCAAGACCGTCGTGCTGTATTTCTACCCCAAGGACGACACCCCCGGCTGCACCAAGGAGGCGTGCAGCTTTCGCGATTCCTATAGTGCCTATCAGGACAAAGACATCGTGGTATTCGGGGTCAGCCGCGACGACGAAGCCTCGCATCAGGCCTTCACGCAGAAGTTCAACCTGCCCTTCCCGCTGCTGGCAGATGTGGACGGCATCTTAACCAGCGCCTACGACGTAGATGGCGGCGGCTATTCTAAGCGCGTGACCTATGTGATCGACGGTGACGGCAAGATTGCCAAGGTCTATGACTCGGTGAAGACCGAAACCCACGCAACAGACATTCTTGCAGATTTGGGACTGTAA
- the sufD gene encoding Fe-S cluster assembly protein SufD, producing MTVQVSPEVNTPISPAAAQRAEFLQHLRQLARAIPSQVAALEPLRDRALSQLQGRVFPTSRDEEWRFNDLSALLNLKLAVAEAEPTMRLDDLEAFFMPETASRRLVFINGAYSENLSALGDVPSGVTVSSLAGLDAAWTERLQPYLAQQPNAEELFTTLNTAGLSDVAVVFVPKNVEAAEPIRLLFVSTAADTPTFSQPRVLVLAEANSSITLLEDYLALSEGSYFVNPVTEVWVGENASVNHTRLQRDSRAAVHIGKTAVSLERSARYTCNAVSLGASLSRHHLEVHPTGEQAEVTLNGLTVATGDQESDLHSAIALSRPHCVTRQLQKNIAGDRAHVIFNGKVFVPQAAQLTDAGQLNRNLLLSSKARIDTKPQLEIVADNVKCTHGATVSQLEADEVFYLQSRGIDATSAQSLLIYAFAYEILEKIPIASLRESLASSSLLRPNS from the coding sequence ATGACAGTCCAAGTTTCCCCAGAGGTGAATACACCCATATCGCCAGCCGCTGCTCAGCGGGCGGAGTTTCTTCAGCACTTGCGGCAGTTGGCGCGGGCGATTCCTTCGCAAGTTGCAGCCCTGGAGCCACTGCGCGATCGCGCTCTGAGCCAGCTTCAGGGGCGGGTGTTTCCGACCAGCCGCGATGAGGAATGGCGATTCAACGACTTGTCGGCGCTGCTGAATCTGAAGCTAGCGGTCGCTGAGGCCGAGCCTACCATGCGGCTGGATGACCTGGAAGCGTTTTTCATGCCAGAAACCGCTAGCCGTCGCTTGGTCTTTATCAACGGCGCGTATTCTGAGAACTTGTCAGCCTTGGGGGATGTGCCGTCGGGCGTAACGGTGTCCAGTCTGGCAGGACTGGATGCTGCCTGGACTGAGCGACTCCAGCCTTACTTGGCGCAGCAGCCCAATGCTGAGGAGCTATTTACCACGCTAAACACTGCTGGCTTGAGCGATGTCGCGGTTGTGTTTGTACCCAAAAACGTGGAAGCCGCAGAACCCATTCGGTTGCTGTTCGTGTCTACGGCAGCAGACACGCCGACCTTCAGCCAGCCTCGTGTGTTGGTGCTTGCCGAGGCGAATAGCTCGATTACGCTGCTAGAAGATTATCTGGCCCTGAGCGAGGGATCTTACTTTGTCAATCCTGTCACCGAAGTCTGGGTGGGTGAAAACGCTTCAGTGAACCACACCCGCCTCCAGCGCGATAGCCGAGCCGCCGTCCACATAGGCAAAACTGCTGTTTCCCTTGAGCGCAGCGCCCGCTACACCTGCAATGCTGTTAGCCTGGGTGCTTCCCTGTCGCGTCATCACCTGGAGGTACATCCCACGGGCGAACAGGCTGAGGTGACGCTGAACGGGCTGACCGTGGCCACAGGCGACCAGGAAAGCGACCTGCACAGCGCGATCGCCCTCAGTCGGCCCCACTGCGTCACGCGCCAGTTGCAGAAAAATATTGCGGGCGATCGCGCTCATGTCATTTTCAACGGTAAGGTATTCGTGCCGCAAGCCGCGCAGCTTACCGATGCCGGACAACTGAACCGCAACCTGCTGCTGTCGTCCAAAGCGCGGATCGACACCAAGCCCCAGCTCGAAATCGTCGCCGACAACGTGAAATGCACCCACGGCGCAACCGTTAGCCAGCTTGAGGCTGACGAAGTATTTTACTTGCAAAGCCGAGGTATCGATGCCACTAGTGCCCAGAGTTTGCTAATTTACGCCTTCGCCTACGAAATTTTGGAGAAGATTCCCATCGCCTCCCTGCGGGAATCGCTTGCCTCCTCATCCCTCCTTCGCCCAAACTCCTAG
- the sufC gene encoding Fe-S cluster assembly ATPase SufC, which translates to MIREGSNEVILSVKDLRAEVDSTEILKGVDLEIRAGEIHAIMGLNGSGKSTFSKVIAGHPDYEVTGGEVIYLGQNLLEMEPEARSRSGIFLAFQYPLEIPGVSNLDFLRVAYNAKRKHQGLEELDAFDFDELVREKLDVVKMDASFLSRSVNEGFSGGEKKRNEILQMALLEPKLAILDETDSGLDIDALKVVADGVNQLANAENAMLVITHYQRLLNYIVPDYVHVMANGRIIRTGTKELALELEERGYEWVLEDSTVKA; encoded by the coding sequence GTGATTCGAGAAGGCAGCAACGAGGTGATTTTATCGGTGAAGGATCTCAGGGCTGAGGTGGACAGCACGGAGATCCTGAAGGGTGTGGATTTGGAAATTCGGGCGGGCGAAATTCACGCCATTATGGGGCTGAATGGCTCTGGAAAAAGCACCTTTTCTAAGGTGATTGCTGGACATCCGGACTATGAAGTAACGGGTGGCGAGGTGATTTACCTGGGGCAGAATTTGCTAGAGATGGAACCCGAAGCGCGATCGCGCTCTGGTATTTTCCTCGCTTTTCAGTATCCGCTGGAGATTCCCGGTGTTAGCAATCTGGACTTTTTGCGCGTCGCCTACAACGCCAAGCGCAAGCACCAGGGGCTAGAAGAACTGGATGCCTTTGATTTCGATGAGCTGGTGCGCGAAAAGCTGGACGTGGTAAAGATGGATGCATCTTTTCTCAGCCGCAGTGTGAACGAGGGCTTTTCGGGCGGCGAGAAGAAGCGCAACGAGATTCTGCAAATGGCGCTGCTAGAGCCGAAGCTGGCGATTTTGGACGAAACGGATTCGGGACTGGACATTGACGCGCTGAAGGTGGTGGCGGATGGCGTAAACCAGCTTGCGAACGCTGAGAACGCCATGCTGGTGATCACGCACTATCAACGCCTGCTGAACTACATCGTGCCCGACTATGTGCATGTGATGGCGAATGGTCGAATTATCCGCACCGGCACCAAGGAACTGGCGCTGGAGCTAGAGGAGCGCGGCTATGAGTGGGTGCTGGAAGACTCGACGGTGAAGGCATAG
- a CDS encoding restriction endonuclease subunit R, whose protein sequence is MSDKFHLRYVEDASFFPEWQTDLPEISPEEQKILDKVKSAYLNLVTDPPVLEKPIQLVMVSPLLLLADFYLSPYQVKTEKVIEVIEENEGVVVTGTLDILVLKEKLWLLVIESKRAALSIESGLAQLLSYLLGRPLLGRPDSDRPGYGLVTNGENFLFIKLMSQDFPVYATSRYFAVRNPGNDLYEVLRILKKIRDC, encoded by the coding sequence TTGAGCGACAAGTTCCACTTGCGATATGTCGAAGATGCGTCTTTTTTTCCAGAATGGCAGACCGATTTGCCAGAGATTTCGCCAGAGGAACAAAAAATTCTAGACAAGGTAAAGTCTGCCTATCTCAACCTAGTCACTGATCCGCCTGTTTTGGAAAAGCCTATTCAGTTGGTGATGGTTTCTCCTTTGCTGCTGCTAGCAGATTTTTACTTGTCGCCTTATCAAGTGAAAACCGAAAAAGTCATTGAAGTAATCGAAGAAAATGAGGGCGTTGTTGTTACGGGCACATTGGATATTCTGGTGTTAAAGGAGAAGCTGTGGCTGTTGGTAATTGAATCGAAACGCGCGGCGCTTTCAATTGAATCTGGTCTGGCGCAGTTACTCTCTTACTTATTGGGCAGACCCTTATTGGGCAGACCAGATAGCGATCGCCCAGGCTACGGTTTGGTTACAAACGGTGAGAACTTTCTGTTTATTAAGCTCATGAGCCAGGACTTTCCTGTATACGCGACTTCTCGATATTTTGCAGTTCGCAATCCAGGAAATGATCTGTACGAGGTGCTTCGCATTTTGAAGAAGATCCGGGACTGTTAG
- a CDS encoding ferredoxin-thioredoxin reductase catalytic domain-containing protein produces MEKTTQASEKNLELMRSFAESYAKRTGTYFCVDPGVTAVVIEGLAKHKDDLGAPLCPCRHYEDKEAEAAAAYWNCPCVPMRERKECHCMLFLTPDNDFAGDKQEISLDEIRGVTSQY; encoded by the coding sequence ATGGAAAAAACAACTCAAGCTTCTGAAAAGAACCTGGAACTGATGCGGAGCTTCGCAGAAAGCTACGCAAAGCGCACTGGCACCTACTTTTGCGTTGATCCAGGCGTTACGGCAGTGGTCATCGAAGGCCTCGCCAAGCACAAAGACGACCTGGGTGCGCCCCTCTGCCCCTGCCGCCACTACGAAGATAAAGAAGCCGAAGCGGCCGCAGCCTATTGGAACTGCCCCTGCGTCCCCATGCGCGAACGCAAAGAATGTCACTGTATGCTTTTTCTCACCCCCGACAACGACTTTGCAGGCGACAAGCAGGAAATCAGCCTCGACGAAATCCGCGGAGTTACAAGCCAGTACTAG
- the sufR gene encoding iron-sulfur cluster biosynthesis transcriptional regulator SufR — protein sequence MTATQQPSTKQDILHYLAKQGQVSAQALAEHFGISPQAIRRHLKDLTDEGLVEHEAMQVGMGRPNYLYRLSREGRDRLPERYDEFAVSLLTTLAETVGPDQMGSILRKQWEQKALEYRKQVGSGTLQERVMRLVDLRKAEGLYGPSGILWNLKARRQNRSSLLRNITALFRILPSHFLVSVGTNWKCLRWRWGIVECSGPTG from the coding sequence ATGACCGCAACTCAGCAACCGTCCACCAAGCAAGACATTCTGCATTACCTCGCTAAGCAGGGGCAGGTGAGCGCTCAGGCTTTGGCAGAGCACTTTGGAATTAGTCCTCAAGCGATACGCCGTCATCTAAAAGATCTGACGGATGAGGGGCTGGTAGAACACGAGGCAATGCAAGTGGGGATGGGTCGCCCCAACTATCTGTACAGATTGAGTCGAGAGGGGCGCGATCGCCTGCCTGAGCGCTACGACGAGTTTGCCGTTTCGCTGCTGACTACCTTGGCGGAAACCGTCGGCCCTGACCAGATGGGGTCGATTCTTCGCAAGCAGTGGGAACAGAAAGCGCTGGAATATCGCAAGCAGGTCGGCAGCGGCACGCTGCAAGAGCGGGTGATGCGGCTGGTTGATCTGCGAAAAGCTGAGGGGCTATATGGGCCGAGTGGCATTTTGTGGAACCTGAAGGCGAGGAGACAGAACCGCAGTTCATTATTACGGAATATAACTGCGCTATTTCGCATATTGCCGAGTCATTTCCTAGTGTCTGTGGGCACGAACTGGAAATGTTTGAGATGGCGTTGGGGGATTGTCGAGTGCAGCGGACCCACTGGCTAG
- a CDS encoding PPC domain-containing protein yields the protein MTHFRSLNASLLLSVASLLIGLGTPAYAQSATQQGRTMYNPIPLPSSNEVTDTLSDKDIPTGFGGFARDYVVTFQKGDQVVMDLLSDEFDTIITLIAPDGTTIGENDDGPDGTTNSLLFMRINQDGNYILRVRPYGGQGSGRFTLKVTRLRPI from the coding sequence ATGACGCACTTTCGCTCGCTCAATGCCTCCCTGCTCCTGTCTGTGGCTTCTCTCCTAATCGGGCTGGGGACACCAGCCTACGCCCAAAGCGCCACTCAACAAGGCAGGACGATGTATAACCCCATTCCTCTGCCTTCCAGCAATGAGGTAACGGATACCCTCTCGGACAAGGATATTCCGACTGGATTTGGGGGCTTTGCCCGCGATTACGTCGTAACTTTTCAAAAGGGCGACCAAGTGGTGATGGATCTGCTCTCCGACGAGTTCGACACCATCATTACGCTGATTGCGCCTGACGGCACTACCATTGGCGAAAATGATGACGGCCCCGATGGAACCACAAATTCGCTGCTGTTTATGCGGATTAATCAAGATGGCAATTACATCCTGCGGGTGCGTCCTTACGGCGGCCAGGGCAGCGGGCGGTTCACGCTCAAGGTGACTCGGCTACGGCCCATCTAG
- a CDS encoding helix-turn-helix transcriptional regulator — protein sequence MNSNFLLQAIFESFIDGVLIVSDRGEVIYANRSAHEICRMLSPDGLKTMRLPNQIWRICQMLVNNRALHQDTTVILEDEILTSNNNPLRVRVEWISLESVEQPCLRVTIEDRMQSARKRAIAERERYGLTEREAEVWLLRHLNWTYKAIAANLHITVDTVKKHVRNIYAKREAFEWAQE from the coding sequence ATGAACAGCAACTTTTTACTGCAAGCGATTTTCGAGAGCTTTATCGATGGTGTGCTGATTGTGAGCGATCGCGGCGAGGTCATCTACGCCAATCGCTCAGCCCATGAAATTTGCCGAATGTTATCGCCTGATGGGTTGAAAACTATGCGCTTGCCCAACCAGATCTGGCGCATTTGCCAAATGCTGGTGAATAACCGAGCGCTACACCAGGATACGACCGTGATTCTAGAAGACGAAATCCTCACCAGCAACAACAATCCTTTGCGAGTTCGGGTGGAGTGGATCTCGCTGGAATCAGTAGAGCAGCCGTGCCTGCGTGTGACGATCGAGGACCGGATGCAGTCTGCCCGCAAACGGGCGATCGCCGAACGAGAACGCTACGGACTGACGGAACGCGAGGCAGAGGTGTGGCTGTTGCGCCACCTCAACTGGACCTATAAGGCGATCGCCGCCAATCTGCACATCACCGTAGACACCGTGAAAAAGCATGTCCGCAATATCTACGCCAAGCGCGAAGCCTTCGAGTGGGCGCAAGAATAG